Within the Deltaproteobacteria bacterium genome, the region CAACGTCGCCGAGGCCTTGAAGAACGGGTCCAACAAAATTACCTTGGAAGCGGGTAAGATCGTGAAGGTCAGTAAGGATAAAAGTGGTATCGTGACCCGCGAAGTGTTGACCAAGAAATGGACCGATTGGATCGACTACTGGGCAGTCGATTTTGACTTCGAGAGCAAAAAAGAAGTGATCCGGATCCAGAATGACCAAGGCGAATGGGTCGAGAACTGGACCGGCGATTACATTTTTGAAAACGAGTGGCAGTCCTTCCGTACCAAGAAAGACCGCTCTCTGGAGCTGAAAAGCGTCTACTTCGAATATCCCAACAAAGGGCGCTACAAAATCGCTGTGAAGGTCGTGGATATTTTTGGGAACGACACGATGAAAGTGATTGAGGTGGGAGTCTAACATGAAGAAATTTGAAGATCTAAAATCTGAAATTGTTGAGAAACTGAAAGAACGGGCACCAAATTTTCAATGCCCGGTCTGTAGTACCTCGAGCACGCCTCATCGCAAACTGATTTTAATTGATGGCTACTTTAATCGACCACTTCAAAAAGAACTCACAGGGGCTTTAGTGATTGGAGGACCAGCTGTTCCGACATTTGGTATCGTTTGTGAGAATTGTGGTCATGTTATGGAGTTTTCCCTTGGTGCCCTTGGATTATTGCAAAAGGAATAGATTGTGGCTGAAGATAAAACAACAATTGAATCATCGGCGAGCGCATCCGATCCACTGAAGTATCCAAAGTCGCCAGATGTTCAAGTGAGCGGATCGGATCTCATGTTGGAATTGATTAAATTTGAGCGCGCTATAAAAAACAGAATCACAATGCCGATGTTAATTGCCATAATTTCGTTATGGGCTCCCTTTTTTACTGCCGATTTTAAAAGTATCCTAAATATTTCTGGGCAACAAATACAAGCTGGCTACCTTGTCCTCGCGGCAATATTAAGTTTTGCTATTCTCAAGCCACTATTCGTCACAGCCTCTCGGGTAATTCCCTGGCTACCATTTTTTAATGAATCGTTTAAGAAATGGAAACGTGACAACGAAAGCAATCCCGAGACTAAAACAAAAGACATTCTCGAAAAATGTTTTTCAAAGGAACAAAAAGACTAATCTATGGCCCTCCACCCCAAATTTCCGCAATCTCCATATGCCATTCTAGATCCAGAACTCCGTTGGTTTCCTGCCGATGAAGCGCTACGCGAAAAAGATTATGGCAAGCTACTACCACCGCTCGTGGCGAAGCTCCGTAAAGAAGTAAAAGCGTGGCGAGATTCCGGATACAAAGATGCCAGTGCCACCAGTTGCGCCCTTCTTAACTGGTGGTTCAAGACTGAGCATTATCTTCCTCAAAGTGACGGCACATCGTTCAAGTTTCAATATTATTTCGCCCAGCGTGAGGCCATTGAGACGATCATTTACCTGCATGAAATTGTGAAAGCCAAGGACAAGTACGACCTGATGCGTTTTGATAGCTCAGAAGTGGTTACGGCTCAAATGTTTCCGGAATCCTGGCGACGCTACGTTGTCAAAATGGCCACCGGGAGCGGAAAAACCAAGACGATGAGTTTGGTGCTCGCTTGGTGTTATTTTCATCGTTATTACGAAGATGCCTCAACACTGGCCAGCAACTTCCTGATTATTGCCCCCAACATCATCGTCTTGGAACGCCTTCGGAACGATTTTGACGGTCTGAAAATCTTCTTTCAAGACCCGGTACTTCCCGAAAATGGCTACGAGGGACGCAACTGGCAGGACGACTTTCAATTGACCCTTCATATTCAGGATAACCTCGGCACCATCCGGAAACATGGAAACATTTTCCTCACCAATATTCACCGCGTCTATGAAAGCTCAAAAACAAATCCATCGGCTCAAGACGAAAACACGATGGAATACTTTTTAGGAACAAAGCCGGCGGGTGCCACCAATGAATCCAAAGTGGACCTTGAGCAAATCATTCGAGACATCAACGAATTGGTTATTTTGAATGACGAGGCCCATCATATTCATGACGAAAAGCTGGCCTGGTTCAAATCGATAGAGGACATTCATAACCGCCTGAAAATGAAAGGCGGTGAGCTGGCTTTGCAGGTGGATGTTACCGCCACACCCCGCCATAACAACGGCGCCATTTTTGTTCAGACTATTTGTGACTATCCCTTGGTTGAGGCCATTCACCAGAATGTTGTGAAGCATCCCGTCATTCCTGATGAAGCCAGCCGTAGCAAGCTTCAGGAGGAGCAAAGCTCGAAGTTTACGGAGAAGTACCGGCAATACATTCACCTGGGTGTGATCGAATGGCGCAAGACTTTTGAGGAACACGCGAAGGTTGGGAAAAAGGCCGTTCTCTTTGTAATGACGGATGACACCAAGAATTGTGATGAAGTTGCCGAGTATCTTTCCGGCACCTATCCTGAATTTCAGGCAAAGGATTCTATTCTCGTCATTCACACAAAAAATAATGGTGAAATTTCCGAGTCTTCAACGGGCAAGAACAAGGACGAATTAGAAAAGCTCCGGAAACTTTCAAACAATATCGATAAGACCGACAACCCCTACAAAGTGATTGTCTCGGTCTTGATGCTCAAAGAAGGCTGGGACGTTCGGAACGTTACGACCAT harbors:
- a CDS encoding DEAD/DEAH box helicase family protein, which translates into the protein MALHPKFPQSPYAILDPELRWFPADEALREKDYGKLLPPLVAKLRKEVKAWRDSGYKDASATSCALLNWWFKTEHYLPQSDGTSFKFQYYFAQREAIETIIYLHEIVKAKDKYDLMRFDSSEVVTAQMFPESWRRYVVKMATGSGKTKTMSLVLAWCYFHRYYEDASTLASNFLIIAPNIIVLERLRNDFDGLKIFFQDPVLPENGYEGRNWQDDFQLTLHIQDNLGTIRKHGNIFLTNIHRVYESSKTNPSAQDENTMEYFLGTKPAGATNESKVDLEQIIRDINELVILNDEAHHIHDEKLAWFKSIEDIHNRLKMKGGELALQVDVTATPRHNNGAIFVQTICDYPLVEAIHQNVVKHPVIPDEASRSKLQEEQSSKFTEKYRQYIHLGVIEWRKTFEEHAKVGKKAVLFVMTDDTKNCDEVAEYLSGTYPEFQAKDSILVIHTKNNGEISESSTGKNKDELEKLRKLSNNIDKTDNPYKVIVSVLMLKEGWDVRNVTTIVGLRAYSSQSNILPEQTLGRGLRRMYFGQDVTEYVSVVGTNAFMDFVESIRSEGVELERRKMGEGTEPKTPIVIEIDHENTKKDINELDIEIPVLTPRIYREYKNLSDLKINEFGHKKIRLKEFSEEEKREIVFRDIANGEITHRTLFDSNFVPDYQSVVGYFAQTIRKELRLVGGFDVLFEKVRDFIVGHLFEGSVDLNDLNTLRNLSELEATKTIIETFKREINALTVLDKGEAEIRDTIKISKCRPFIAKDQGYLIPKKSPFNKIIGDSQFELEFANFLEGCDDIVSYVKNYFAVHLKIDYKNADGFIADYYPDFVVKKSPKEIWIVETKGREDLDDVEKIKRLAQWCDDLNKVQAKIRMGWLYIEQEAFEKYTPKSFMSLIDLFGSKQ